Proteins encoded by one window of Panicum virgatum strain AP13 chromosome 7N, P.virgatum_v5, whole genome shotgun sequence:
- the LOC120680907 gene encoding uncharacterized protein LOC120680907 has translation MEHSRWARPPCLSSCIRHWAPLPDDDNLLREIFLRLPPRPSSLPRASLVCKRWARLVYDPQFLRRFSAFHGRRQQPPLLGFFSKGPHDVGFTPTLDPPDRVHRSRLSLQPHRLDEHYIFFGCRHGLALSFNPTRREIILCDPVARDHRLVAVPPAWFNNEDPRSTIRNAALVCDGHQAGRLPLEAFKVILLRSDDVLHDPDPRCSPPSTNQGLVSGTTSSRHRSRHYF, from the exons ATGGAGCACTCCAGATGGGCGAGG CCTCCTTGTCTCTCATCGTGCATCCGCCACTGGGCGCCCTTGCCGGACGACGACAACCTCCTCCGTGAGATcttcctccgcctcccgccgcggCCGTCCTCCCTCCCCCGCGCCTCCCTCGTCTGCAAGCGCTGGGCCCGCCTCGTCTACGATCCCCAATTCCTGCGCCGCTTCTCCGCGTTCCACGGCCGCCGCCAACAGCCCCCGCTCCTGGGCTTCTTCTCCAAAGGCCCCCACGACGTTGGCTTCACCCCGACGCTGGACCCGCCCGACCGCGTCCACCGCTCGCGCCTCTCCCTGCAGCCGCATCGCCTCGACGAACACTACATCTTCTTCGGCTGCCGCCACGGCCTCGCTCTCAGCTTCAACCCGACGCGCCGAGAGATCATCTTGTGTGATCCTGTAGCCCGAGACCATCGCCTTGTCGCTGTCCCGCCGGCGTGGTTCAACAACGAAGACCCACGCTCTACCATCCGCAATGCTGCGCTGGTTTGCGACGGCCACCAGGCCGGCCGGTTGCCACTTGAAGCCTTCAAGGTGATCTTGCTACGCTCTGATGATGTGCTGCATGATCCTGACCCAAGGTGTTCGCCTCCCTCCACGAATCAAGGACTGGTGTCTGGAACGACCTCGTCTCGACATCGATCACGGCACTACTTTTGA